Proteins from one Salarias fasciatus chromosome 14, fSalaFa1.1, whole genome shotgun sequence genomic window:
- the arhgap35a gene encoding rho GTPase-activating protein 35 isoform X2, with protein MMMAKKQDVRAPTYNLVVVGLSGTEKEKGQCGVGKSCLCNRFVRPSADDFYLDHTSVLSTSDFGGRVVNNDHFLFWGEAGRTMEEGPECRMNVVEQTEFIDDQTFQPHRSTALQPYIKRAASTKLASAEKLMYFCTDQLGLEQDFEQKQMPEGKLMVDGFLLCVDVSRGMNRSFEDQMKFVTNLYNQLAKTKKPVVLVLTKCDEGVERYIKDSHTFALAKKNLQVVETSARSNVNVDLAFLTLVQLIDKSRGKPKIIPYFEALKQQSQQIASAKDRYEWLVNRIVKNHNETWPAVSRRMQSAPEYKDYVFLEGTPKAKKLFQQHVHRLKQEHIEKRRKAYLSTLPQALSVLLPELDEIDHLSWSGVQKVLETKRDFSQWFVVLDDTPWEITPHIDNMEDDRIPQDLLETPPAEAIYETHLEQLRNDRKRAEMRWEFKEKLSVSPFITPGKPWEEARSFIMNEDFYQWLDEGEYLDIYNKHQKEIIDRAKEDFQELLLEYSELFYELEVDAKPSKEKMGAIQELLGEEQRFKALQKLQAERDALVLKHIHFVYHPTKDTCPNSPHCVDSKIEQILASKFPTRYPSSDSARLEGGRAERINLVILGKDGLAREMANEIRALCTSDDRYVLDGKLYELTLRPIEGNVRLPVNSFHTPTFTPHGCLCLYNSKESLSYVVESIEKLRESTISRRERENSLSQLPLSLLLVTKRGVGSIGDIGGETAQTLIQQGQQVAGKLQSAYLDPASPGMGYGRNVSEKQISQMLKGLLETRRNIGSSSPPLPPPSSTFRDSQSQPGLEADLRIVMCLMCGDTYDLDQLLAPFLLPQHCRPASSLSSGTSVLLDLNIGGQRQNVELSLLSFHSSFSLRKTGLVHGYIAVYSARRKASMETLCAFLCEVQDIIPIQLLAVAESQMELSDSESAKEQVSQGEDLAHEIEARFNSVICGHGGVVGGLHKIDLFHPFFKEVIEKRTIVEATHMYDNVAEACTNESISPRCGSPSPVNILMDSEDDIDPSPPYSNPREDGSLGSHLGGFKLPDLDSSDNFSSVISELSTFESKLNNKIPPQVKPKPVRKVNLGPYMDQQGGTNRRSLPQAVTWAPGSEGGYDPSDYAEPMDAVSKPRHTEEENIYSVPHDSTQGKIITIRNANKGHANGSAAGNGSDSEADSSSLERRRKLSAIGVKPKLYRDRSKRLGKFSSFRTSFSIGSDDEMGGAPKTGQDEGGAQKDNSIEESEDPKRRNILKSLRRNAKVKTTT; from the exons ATGATGATGGCCAAAAAGCAAGATGTCCGGGCACCCACCTACAACCTGGTCGTGGTTGGGCTGTCCGGCACGGAGAAGGAGAAAGGCCAATGTGGTGTGGGCAAGTCTTGCCTTTGTAACCGCTTTGTCCGGCCAAGCGCGGACGACTTCTACCTAGACCACACCTCCGTTCTGAGCACCAGTGACTTTGGAGGCCGTGTGGTGAACAAtgaccacttcctgttctggGGAGAGGCTgggaggacgatggaggaggGACCTGAATGTCGTATGAATGTGGTGGAGCAGACGGAGTTCATCGATGATCAGACATTCCAGCCGCACCGTAGCACGGCACTACAGCCTTACATCAAGCGGGCAGCTTCCACGAAGCTGGCTTCGGCTGAAAAGCTGATGTACTTTTGCACAGATCAGCTCGGGCTAGAGCAGGACTTTGAGCAGAAACAGATGCCTGAAGGCAAGCTCATGGTGGATGGCTTTTTACTCTGTGTGGACGTTAGCCGGGGTATGAACCGTAGCTTTGAGGACCAGATGAAGTTTGTCACCAACCTCTATAACCAGCTAGCCAAAACAAAGAAGCCTGTGGTACTGGTTCTCACTAAATGCGATGAAGGAGTTGAGCGCTACATTAAAGACTCACACACCTTTGCTCTAGCCAAGAAGAACCTACAGGTGGTAGAAACATCAGCACGCTCTAATGTCAATGTTGATCTAGCCTTTCTTACACTGGTTCAGCTAATAGACAAGAGTAGGGGAAAGCCCAAGATTATCCCTTACTTTGAGGcactgaaacagcagagtcaacagATCGCCTCAGCCAAAGACCGCTATGAGTGGCTGGTCAACCGAATTGTGAAGAACCACAATGAGACATGGCCAGCTGTCAGTCGTCGCATGCAGTCAGCCCCAGAATACAAGGATTATGTTTTCCTTGAAGGAACACCTAAAGCCAAGAAGCTCTTCCAGCAGCATGTGCATAGACTCAAACAAGAGCATATAGAAAAGCGTAGGAAGGCCTATCTCAGTACACTCCCACAAGCACTTTCTGTGCTGCTGCCAGAGTTGGATGAGATAGACCACCTGAGCTGGTCTGGAGTTCAGAAAGTCTTGGAGACAAAGAGAGATTTCTCCCAGTGGTTTGTAGTGCTCGATGATACCCCTTGGGAAATCACACCTCACATCGATAACATGGAGGACGATCGAATCCCCCAGGACCTTCTTGAGACACCGCCAGCTGAAGCTATCTATGAGACCCACCTTGAACAGCTAAGAAATGATCGCAAACGGGCTGAGATGAGGTGGGAGTTTAAAGAGAAGCTCAGTGTATCTCCTTTCATCACACCAGGGAAACCATGGGAAGAGGCCCGGAGCTTTATCATGAATGAAGATTTCTACCAGTGGTTGGATGAAGGAGAGTATCTGGACATCTACAATAAACACCAGAAGGAAATCATTGACAGGGCCAAAGAGGACTTTCAAGAACTGCTCCTTGAGTACTCTGAGCTCTTTTATGAGCTAGAAGTAGATGCAAAACCAAGCAAAGAGAAAATGGGAGCCATTCAGGAGCTGTTGGGTGAGGAGCAAAGATTCAAAGCTTtgcagaagctgcaggcagAAAGAGATGCTCTAGTACTGAAACATATCCACTTTGTCTATCATCCTACAAAGGACACCTGTCCAAACAGTCCCCACTGTGTGGATAGTAAGATAGAGCAGATTCTGGCCTCCAAATTCCCCACCCGCTACCCATCATCGGACAGTGCAAGACTGGAAGGAGGCAGGGCAGAGAGGATAAATCTTGTCATCCTAGGAAAAGACGGGCTAGCCAGAGAGATGGCAAATGAGATCAGAGCTTTGTGCACGAGTGATGACCGGTACGTGTTAGACGGCAAGCTGTATGAGTTAACTCTTCGTCCCATTGAGGGAAATGTACGCCTGCCAGTCAATTCCTTCCATACGCCAACCTTTACACCTCAtggttgtctgtgtttgtaCAATTCAAAGGAATCACTCTCATATGTTGTTGAGAGTATAGAGAAGCTCCGAGAGTCAACGATCAGCAGAAGAGAAAGGGAAAACAGCTTATCCCAACTCCCGCTGTCCCTCCTTCTGGTCACCAAGCGGGGGGTGGGGTCCATAGGAGACATTGGTGGTGAGACAGCTCAGACTCTGATACAGCAAGGGCAGCAGGTGGCTGGAAAGCTGCAGAGTGCCTACCTAGACCCTGCTTCACCAGGAATGGGTTATGGCCGAAATGTCAGCGAGAAGCAGATCAGCCAGATGCTGAAGGGCCTGTTAGAAACAAGGAGGAACATTGGGAGCAGCTCCCCTCCTTTacctccaccatcctccacctTCAGAGATTCTCAGTCACAGCCTGGGCTTGAGGCAGATCTTAGAATAGTCATGTGCCTGATGTGTGGAGACACATATGACCTAGACCAGCTCTTAGCTCCCTTCCTGTTGCCCCAACATTGTCGTCCTGcctccagcctcagcagtgGTACCTCCGTTCTGCTGGATCTCAATATCGGAGGTCAAAGGCAGAACGTAGAGCTGTCATTGCTCTCCTTTCATTCCTCATTCTCCCTACGCAAGACTGGCCTGGTCCATGGCTACATTGCAGTTTACTCTGCTCGCCGCAAGGCCTCCATGGAGACACTATGCGCTTTCCTGTGTGAGGTGCAAGACATCATCCCAATCCAGTTGCTTGCTGTTGCTGAGAGCCAGATGGAGCTTTCAGACTCAGAGTCAGCCAAGGAGCAAGTCAGTCAGGGAGAGGATCTGGCTCATGAAATAGAGGCCAGATTCAACTCAGTGATATGTGGACATGGTGGGGTAGTAGGAGGACTCCATAAGATCGACCTTTTCCATCCCTTCTTTAAGGAGGTGATAGAGAAGCGCACCATTGTTGAGGCCACACACATGTATGACAACGTGGCCGAGGCTTGTACCAACGAAAGCATCAGTCCTCGTTGTGGCTCTCCCAGTCCAGTCAACATCCTGATGGATTCGGAGGATGACATTGACCCATCGCCACCTTACTCCAACCCGAGAGAGGATGGCAGTCTTGGCTCCCACCTCGGAGGTTTCAAGCTGCCTGATCTGGATTCAAGTGATAACTTCTCTTCTGTCATTTCTGAGCTCAGCACTTTTGAGAGCAAGCTGAACAACAAGATTCCTCCCCAAGTGAAGCCCAAACCTGTCCGCAAGGTTAACCTCGGCCCCTACATGGACCAGCAGGGAGGCACTAACCGCCGCTCCTTGCCCCAAGCCGTCACATGGGCTCCAGGTAGCGAAGGTGGCTATGATCCCTCAGACTATGCAGAGCCCATGGATGCGGTGAGCAAACCCCGACACACAGAAGAGGAGAATATTTACTCTGTCCCTCACGACAGCACACAGGGCAAAATTATCACCATACGCAACGCCAACAAAGGTCATGCCAATGGGAGTGCTGCAGGGAACGGGTCGGACAGCGAGGCTGACAGCAGCTCACTGGAGCGCAGGAGAAAGCTGTCAGCCATTGGGGTGAAGCCAAAACTTTACAGAGACAGATCTAAAAGACTGGGAAAGTTTAGCAGTTTTCGGACAAGCTTTTCCATCGGCAGCGACGATGAGATGGGTGGCGCGCCTAAGACTGGCCAGGATGAGGGAGGAGCCCAAAAGGACAACTCCATTGAGGAGAGTGAAGATCCCAAAAGGAGGAATATTCTCAAGAGCCTGCGCAGAAATGCAAAAGTAA aAACCACGACCTAA